In a single window of the Acidobacteriota bacterium genome:
- a CDS encoding VWA domain-containing protein produces MRFEGILRSFLSVLACVIAVFAFGSDVFSQSRPQKSGTQKTDQKKNQRPEPLTEEEKKRLEEEKNAIADDEVERIETNVVNIDAVVFNKKSGQIITGLKKENFAIFENGKRVDISNFTTPEAPITISLVVEFSKWTELFGSAAGGRFEPGTYEVIRPVAQFLTRFIQPPDDYASVIAFDLRPTPITDFTNDPRRISDTINLLLRSMPAFRENNLWDALSFALVGGKGDSVILENNKERYSDYAGMASVRSKRKAIILVASGIDTFSRINYDQARRIVQEAGVPIYIISTGNLFYKRYEHLLGPTDRLDGLPGRLTFLQAQNAMNTIAKESGGMHFSMTFESEIPGYLNSINGLLRNQYSLAYDLGEKREPGKRYKLEVKVDVDGDGNFDDKTHTVQHRPFYSTPKPDSKKK; encoded by the coding sequence ATGAGATTTGAAGGGATTTTGCGGTCTTTTTTGTCGGTTCTCGCGTGCGTGATCGCTGTATTTGCGTTCGGCTCCGATGTGTTTTCCCAGTCGCGGCCGCAAAAGAGCGGCACCCAAAAGACCGACCAAAAGAAGAATCAGCGTCCCGAGCCATTGACCGAGGAAGAAAAGAAGCGGCTTGAAGAAGAGAAGAATGCGATAGCTGACGACGAGGTCGAACGGATCGAGACCAATGTGGTCAACATTGACGCTGTCGTCTTCAATAAGAAATCAGGCCAGATCATTACCGGGCTCAAGAAGGAGAATTTCGCGATCTTCGAAAATGGGAAACGCGTCGATATTTCAAACTTCACCACGCCTGAAGCGCCGATAACGATCTCATTGGTAGTTGAATTCAGCAAATGGACAGAGCTTTTCGGCTCTGCGGCCGGCGGGCGGTTCGAACCGGGAACCTATGAGGTCATACGCCCGGTCGCTCAATTTTTAACGCGTTTTATCCAGCCTCCGGACGATTACGCATCGGTGATCGCCTTTGACCTAAGACCGACGCCGATCACTGATTTTACCAATGACCCGCGACGCATTAGCGACACCATCAATCTCCTGCTTCGCAGCATGCCCGCGTTTCGCGAGAATAACCTTTGGGATGCTCTCTCTTTCGCGCTCGTCGGCGGCAAAGGCGATTCGGTGATTCTCGAGAACAACAAAGAGCGTTACTCAGACTACGCCGGAATGGCGTCGGTGCGATCGAAACGCAAAGCTATCATTCTTGTTGCATCCGGCATTGATACTTTCAGCCGTATCAACTACGACCAGGCTCGCCGCATAGTCCAAGAAGCCGGCGTCCCCATTTACATCATCAGCACCGGAAATCTGTTCTACAAGCGCTATGAACATCTGCTGGGCCCGACGGACCGGCTGGACGGTCTTCCGGGGCGTCTGACTTTCCTGCAGGCACAGAACGCGATGAACACCATTGCAAAGGAATCCGGTGGCATGCATTTTTCGATGACCTTCGAATCCGAGATTCCCGGCTATCTCAATTCGATCAATGGGTTGCTGAGAAATCAATATTCACTTGCCTATGACCTCGGCGAAAAACGCGAGCCGGGCAAACGCTACAAACTGGAAGTAAAGGTGGATGTTGACGGGGACGGAAATTTTGATGATAAGACCCATACGGTCCAACACCGTCCTTTCTATTCGACCCCGAAGCCGGACTCGAAGAAGAAGTGA
- a CDS encoding N-glycosylase/DNA lyase, with product MKTQLPITVDNIRRIHNERRKEISARLSEFRQIHRSGTEERFWEEMVFCFFTGGCSAAMGLRSIEAVRPLLASGTQEEIAAALSGVHRYPNARARYVVESREFLTANHKMKIRKTLMDFDCGLERRDWLAKTRGIKGLGYKEASHFLRNVGFTGYAILDKHVLNCLAELKLIDDPKPPATRSRYIAVENIVRELAAESEVGFDELDLVLWSMKTNAILK from the coding sequence GTGAAAACTCAACTTCCCATAACGGTAGATAACATTCGTCGCATCCATAATGAGCGGCGAAAGGAGATATCGGCCCGCTTGTCCGAGTTCCGGCAGATACATCGCAGCGGCACGGAAGAACGGTTTTGGGAGGAAATGGTCTTTTGTTTCTTTACAGGCGGCTGTTCAGCCGCGATGGGATTGAGATCGATCGAGGCTGTGAGGCCGCTGTTGGCGTCAGGAACACAGGAAGAGATCGCTGCGGCGCTAAGCGGAGTTCATCGCTATCCGAACGCCCGGGCACGGTACGTGGTGGAGTCGAGAGAGTTTCTCACAGCAAACCATAAGATGAAGATCCGCAAGACGCTTATGGATTTTGATTGCGGGCTGGAAAGGCGGGATTGGCTGGCAAAGACCAGAGGAATCAAAGGCCTTGGTTATAAAGAGGCTAGCCACTTTCTGCGAAATGTGGGATTTACCGGTTATGCGATCCTCGATAAGCACGTCCTTAATTGCCTAGCTGAATTGAAGCTGATCGATGACCCCAAACCACCCGCGACACGATCGCGCTATATCGCCGTCGAGAATATCGTAAGGGAGCTCGCAGCGGAGTCTGAGGTAGGATTTGACGAATTGGATCTTGTGCTTTGGTCAATGAAAACAAATGCTATACTGAAATAG
- a CDS encoding aspartyl protease family protein: MRYRGLRSFGFPLPKIVTGAFALLIIFVIAVPAAWSQEKRSPSVNDLLKRAAKSNRGAEYTTAEEHLRQAIAAEPSRTDVKIELGLALARQRKLREAYDIVFPIAESEPKNARAFSVLGTILLVAGRFQEARLILYNAIVLDRREHLAWAGFGQLDFYENNLSESIANLREAVHRGPSEPDYLFSLAQVTARAERYREAADAYREFLRVSDTTDKDRRARIKGLIDFLAFLGQSGRLYQSIGKEQTTVDFELIGNRPVLQVRINRGQDDLRFVLDTGSGITVLSAETARRLKIKPVTRGGHARGIGGDGKFEIIYGFLNEMSLGDVRLRNVPVYIRDFHNDAHKIDGYIGLGMISKFLTTIDYGDQTFALRRRDSGEAAEPAPEGITLPLRLTSSGFLSGEVELEGFDGPLNFIVDTGASVSVISDRVAKLDSISKFVNGKRMRVIGSAGVTENVPAFSLPKITFGQHTRRDVTAISLDLDLINEASGFEQSGILGGNFLNNYRLTFDFRNSRLTFAPARQEND; encoded by the coding sequence ATGCGGTATCGCGGTCTTCGTAGTTTCGGCTTTCCCCTGCCAAAGATCGTCACAGGTGCGTTTGCCCTCCTGATCATCTTCGTTATTGCAGTTCCGGCTGCTTGGTCACAGGAGAAAAGAAGCCCATCGGTAAATGACCTCCTAAAGCGTGCCGCAAAATCAAATCGTGGAGCAGAATACACCACAGCGGAAGAGCACCTGCGGCAAGCCATTGCGGCCGAACCGTCCCGAACTGACGTCAAGATCGAACTCGGCCTCGCTCTTGCCCGGCAGAGAAAGCTGCGAGAGGCCTACGACATTGTCTTCCCGATCGCCGAAAGCGAGCCCAAGAATGCCCGTGCTTTTTCTGTTCTTGGAACGATACTGCTTGTAGCGGGGAGATTTCAGGAGGCTCGGCTGATACTTTACAACGCGATCGTCCTTGACAGGCGCGAGCATCTCGCATGGGCCGGGTTCGGGCAGTTGGATTTCTACGAGAACAACCTGTCTGAAAGCATAGCCAATCTGCGCGAAGCCGTACACCGGGGTCCGTCAGAGCCCGATTACTTATTCTCGTTAGCCCAGGTGACTGCCCGTGCTGAACGTTACCGGGAGGCCGCCGATGCTTATCGTGAGTTCCTACGCGTTTCGGATACCACGGACAAGGACAGGCGTGCCCGCATCAAGGGGCTTATCGACTTTCTTGCATTTTTGGGGCAAAGCGGAAGGCTCTATCAGTCGATCGGCAAAGAACAAACAACCGTTGATTTTGAGCTTATCGGGAATCGGCCTGTGTTGCAGGTGCGCATAAACAGGGGTCAGGATGATCTGCGATTTGTTCTCGATACAGGCTCCGGAATAACGGTTCTCTCGGCCGAGACAGCCCGACGATTGAAGATAAAGCCGGTTACAAGAGGCGGTCATGCACGCGGTATCGGCGGTGACGGGAAGTTCGAGATCATTTACGGGTTCTTGAACGAGATGTCGCTTGGTGATGTGCGGCTGCGAAATGTTCCGGTTTACATTCGTGATTTTCACAATGATGCTCACAAGATAGACGGTTATATCGGTCTCGGAATGATCTCAAAATTTCTGACCACCATCGACTATGGTGATCAGACATTCGCCCTCAGAAGAAGAGATTCCGGCGAAGCCGCGGAGCCTGCTCCTGAAGGGATCACGCTGCCGCTTCGATTGACATCGAGCGGATTTCTCAGCGGGGAAGTAGAATTGGAAGGTTTTGACGGGCCCCTGAACTTCATTGTAGATACAGGAGCCAGCGTCTCCGTGATATCGGACCGCGTTGCGAAGCTCGATTCGATCAGCAAGTTTGTGAACGGCAAACGAATGCGGGTCATTGGTTCGGCGGGCGTGACCGAGAATGTGCCGGCATTTTCGCTGCCCAAGATCACATTCGGACAGCACACGCGGCGAGATGTTACAGCGATCTCTCTTGATCTGGATTTGATCAACGAGGCTTCAGGATTCGAACAATCAGGGATTCTGGGCGGCAATTTCCTCAATAACTATCGGCTAACCTTCGATTTTCGCAACTCACGCCTGACATTTGCCCCCGCTCGTCAGGAGAACGACTGA